Proteins from a genomic interval of Aureimonas sp. AU20:
- the cpdR gene encoding cell cycle two-component system response regulator CpdR, whose protein sequence is MYKILLAEDDNDMRRFLAKALEKAGYEVTAYDNGGSAYERLREEPFSLLLTDIVMPEMDGIELARRATELDPDLKVMFITGFAAVALNPDSKAPKDAKILSKPFHLRELVEEVGKMLQDAA, encoded by the coding sequence ATGTACAAAATCCTTTTGGCCGAAGACGACAACGACATGCGCCGCTTCCTCGCCAAGGCCTTGGAAAAGGCGGGCTACGAGGTCACGGCCTACGACAATGGCGGATCGGCCTACGAGCGGCTGCGCGAGGAGCCCTTCTCGCTGCTCCTGACCGACATCGTCATGCCGGAAATGGACGGGATCGAACTGGCGCGCCGCGCCACGGAGCTCGACCCGGACCTGAAAGTCATGTTCATCACGGGCTTTGCCGCCGTGGCGCTGAACCCCGACTCCAAGGCCCCCAAGGACGCCAAGATCCTGTCCAAGCCCTTCCACCTGCGCGAGCTGGTCGAGGAGGTCGGCAAGATGCTGCAGGACGCTGCCTGA
- the hisN gene encoding histidinol-phosphatase — protein MQLPDADFLFRLADVAAKETLPRFRQPLLVHNKPREGYTFDPVTEADREAEKAIRRVIEESFPTHAILGEEFGRTGEGDLLWVIDPVDGTRPFICGVPVWGTLIGLTVRGVAQFGIMSQPYTGERFWATPEGAWSDGPLGQRTLQVRDVGGLESATLFSSAPELFKNPLKARFQSLVDQVQLTRFGADCYAFAMLASGHVDICVEPGLQPYDIVALTPLVEKAGGVITTFSGDRPEEGGDVIAAATPKLHEAALRILNG, from the coding sequence ATGCAGCTTCCCGATGCCGACTTCCTGTTCCGCCTCGCCGACGTGGCGGCCAAGGAAACCTTGCCCCGTTTCCGCCAGCCGCTTCTCGTCCATAACAAGCCGCGCGAGGGCTACACGTTCGATCCCGTGACTGAGGCTGACCGCGAGGCCGAGAAGGCGATTCGCCGTGTGATCGAGGAAAGCTTCCCTACCCATGCCATTCTGGGCGAGGAGTTCGGGCGCACGGGCGAGGGCGATCTTCTCTGGGTGATCGATCCCGTTGACGGGACCCGGCCCTTCATCTGCGGCGTGCCGGTCTGGGGCACGTTGATCGGGCTGACGGTCCGAGGCGTCGCGCAGTTCGGGATCATGAGCCAGCCCTATACGGGCGAGCGCTTCTGGGCGACGCCGGAGGGCGCGTGGAGCGACGGACCGCTCGGCCAGCGAACGTTGCAGGTGCGCGATGTCGGCGGCCTGGAAAGTGCCACGCTGTTTTCGTCGGCGCCCGAACTGTTCAAGAACCCGTTGAAGGCGCGCTTTCAGTCCCTGGTGGATCAGGTGCAGCTGACGCGATTCGGCGCCGATTGCTATGCCTTCGCCATGCTCGCCTCCGGCCATGTCGACATCTGCGTCGAGCCCGGCCTGCAGCCCTACGACATTGTCGCGCTGACCCCTCTGGTAGAGAAGGCGGGCGGCGTCATCACCACGTTCAGCGGAGATCGGCCGGAAGAGGGCGGCGACGTCATCGCCGCCGCGACGCCCAAGCTGCATGAAGCGGCGCTGCGCATCCTGAACGGCTGA
- a CDS encoding Rmf/CrpP family protein codes for MATDAFHQGKLAFQNNHPMSSCEYPVGSSLRAEWMAGWTESRNTDPGHFRSSTAGDSTAGATGTASEARH; via the coding sequence ATGGCGACCGACGCATTTCATCAAGGCAAACTGGCCTTCCAGAACAACCATCCGATGTCGTCCTGCGAATATCCCGTCGGGTCGAGCCTTCGGGCGGAATGGATGGCAGGCTGGACCGAGAGCCGCAACACCGATCCCGGCCATTTCCGGTCGAGCACGGCGGGCGACTCCACGGCTGGCGCGACAGGCACGGCCTCCGAGGCGCGGCACTGA
- a CDS encoding alpha/beta fold hydrolase translates to MSETSAPLAAPFVGSPDNPPPTDVEFGFLDLGRERRLRYALALGAEGGPSRGTVILLQGRNEASEKYFETMRDLNRLGFCVATFDWRGQGRSFRSTRSPTVGHVTRVGHYADDLLRVFSEVVLARCPGPYAILAHSMGGLVALAAMERLEPRVERMVLLAPFVGLPGSAFKTRLIGFLAGSLHWAGLGRVPLRRARRIEPGASLADNPLTSDRARVERNLALQIAAPDLFVDSLSASWLRAVLKAQRRLDDSDRIARMRIPTLFIAAGADRIVSKRTAERLAWRMRSGHFLRVPGARHELLQEADRFREPTLSAFEAFLDSALPRVRPPEPAVDTALVEEALVAALPAGAN, encoded by the coding sequence GTGTCCGAAACCTCCGCTCCCTTGGCCGCGCCCTTCGTCGGCTCGCCGGACAATCCGCCGCCCACGGATGTCGAATTCGGGTTCCTGGATCTCGGCCGGGAGCGCCGCCTGCGCTATGCGCTGGCGCTCGGAGCGGAGGGCGGTCCAAGCCGTGGCACGGTGATCCTGCTTCAGGGGCGCAACGAGGCGAGCGAGAAATATTTCGAGACGATGCGGGATCTCAACCGCCTCGGCTTTTGCGTCGCGACCTTCGACTGGCGCGGCCAGGGCCGCTCCTTCCGCAGCACGCGCAGCCCGACGGTCGGCCACGTCACGCGCGTTGGGCATTACGCCGACGATCTCCTACGCGTCTTTTCGGAGGTCGTGCTGGCGCGCTGCCCAGGCCCTTACGCGATCCTTGCTCATTCCATGGGCGGGCTGGTGGCGCTCGCAGCGATGGAACGGCTGGAGCCGCGCGTGGAGCGCATGGTGCTGCTCGCGCCCTTCGTCGGCCTGCCCGGCTCGGCTTTCAAGACGCGGCTGATCGGCTTCCTCGCCGGCTCGCTGCACTGGGCGGGGCTCGGCCGGGTGCCGCTGCGCCGCGCCCGCCGCATCGAGCCGGGCGCCAGCCTCGCCGACAATCCGCTGACCTCCGACCGCGCTCGCGTCGAGCGCAATCTCGCGCTTCAGATCGCGGCGCCCGATCTCTTCGTCGATTCGCTTTCGGCTTCGTGGCTACGGGCCGTCCTGAAAGCGCAGCGGCGCCTCGACGATTCCGATCGTATCGCCCGGATGCGCATCCCGACGCTCTTTATCGCGGCCGGGGCCGATCGCATCGTCTCCAAACGCACCGCCGAGCGGCTGGCCTGGCGCATGCGCTCGGGGCATTTCCTGCGCGTGCCGGGCGCCCGCCACGAATTGCTGCAGGAGGCCGACCGCTTTCGCGAGCCGACCCTCTCCGCCTTCGAGGCCTTTCTCGACTCCGCCCTGCCGCGGGTGCGGCCTCCCGAGCCGGCCGTGGATACGGCGCTGGTGGAAGAAGCGCTGGTGGCAGCGCTTCCCGCCGGAGCCAACTGA
- the guaA gene encoding glutamine-hydrolyzing GMP synthase, translating to MTQHLDTILIVDFGSQVTQLIARRVREAGVYSEIVPFQSAEDGFRRLNPKAVILSGSPASTTEENAPRAPDVIFSSGVPVLGICYGQQTMCAQLGGKIEGGLHREFGRAFLEVQKSSPLFDGIWAEGTRHQVWMSHGDRVTALPKGFEIIAASPGAPFAAIADEARRFYGVQFHPEVVHTPDGAKLISNFVHRIAGLKGDWTMAAFREKAVEEIRAKVGSARVICGLSGGVDSSVAAVLIHEAIGDQLTCIFVDHGLLRMGEAEQVVGMFRDHYNIPLVHVQAQDLFIGALEGEMDPEVKRKTIGRLFIETFEAEAKTIGGADFLAQGTLYPDVIESVSFTGGPSVTIKSHHNVGGLPERMNMKLVEPLRELFKDEVRELGRELGLPEQFVGRHPFPGPGLAIRCPGGVTREKLDILRQADAIYLDEIRKAGLYDAIWQAFAVLLPVQTVGVMGDGRTYEFVCALRAVTSVDGMTADFYAFDMEFLGNAATRIINEVKGINRVVYDVTSKPPGTIEWE from the coding sequence ATGACCCAGCACCTCGATACCATCCTCATCGTCGATTTCGGTTCCCAGGTCACGCAGCTCATCGCGCGCCGCGTGCGCGAGGCCGGCGTCTATTCCGAGATCGTGCCCTTCCAGTCGGCGGAAGACGGCTTTCGCCGGTTGAACCCCAAGGCCGTGATCCTGTCGGGTTCGCCGGCCTCGACCACCGAGGAGAACGCCCCGCGCGCGCCGGACGTCATCTTCTCCTCCGGCGTGCCGGTGCTCGGCATCTGCTACGGGCAGCAGACCATGTGCGCCCAATTGGGCGGCAAGATCGAGGGCGGGCTGCACCGCGAGTTCGGCCGCGCGTTCCTCGAAGTGCAGAAGTCCTCGCCGCTCTTCGACGGGATCTGGGCCGAGGGCACGCGCCATCAGGTCTGGATGAGCCATGGCGACCGCGTCACCGCGCTACCCAAGGGCTTCGAGATCATCGCGGCGTCGCCGGGCGCCCCCTTCGCTGCCATCGCCGACGAGGCGCGGCGCTTCTACGGCGTCCAGTTCCACCCCGAAGTCGTCCACACGCCGGACGGCGCCAAGCTCATTTCCAACTTCGTCCACCGCATCGCCGGCCTGAAGGGCGACTGGACCATGGCCGCGTTCCGCGAAAAGGCGGTCGAGGAAATTCGCGCCAAGGTCGGCTCCGCTCGCGTCATCTGCGGCCTGTCGGGCGGCGTCGATTCCTCGGTCGCGGCCGTGCTGATCCACGAGGCGATCGGCGATCAGCTCACCTGCATCTTCGTCGACCACGGCCTGCTTCGCATGGGCGAGGCCGAGCAGGTGGTCGGCATGTTCCGCGACCATTACAACATCCCGCTCGTCCACGTTCAGGCGCAGGACCTCTTCATCGGCGCGCTGGAAGGCGAGATGGACCCCGAGGTCAAGCGCAAGACGATCGGCCGCCTGTTTATCGAGACCTTCGAGGCCGAAGCCAAGACGATCGGCGGCGCCGACTTCCTGGCGCAGGGCACGCTCTATCCCGACGTGATCGAAAGCGTCTCCTTCACCGGCGGCCCGTCGGTGACGATCAAGTCGCACCACAATGTCGGCGGCCTGCCCGAGCGCATGAACATGAAGCTGGTGGAGCCGCTGCGCGAGCTCTTCAAGGACGAGGTGCGCGAGCTCGGCCGCGAGCTCGGCCTGCCCGAGCAGTTCGTCGGCCGCCACCCGTTCCCCGGTCCGGGCCTCGCCATCCGCTGCCCCGGCGGCGTGACGCGCGAGAAGCTCGACATCCTGCGTCAGGCCGACGCGATCTATCTCGATGAGATCCGCAAGGCCGGCCTCTACGACGCGATCTGGCAGGCCTTCGCCGTCCTTCTCCCCGTGCAGACGGTGGGCGTGATGGGCGACGGGCGCACCTACGAGTTCGTCTGCGCCCTGCGCGCGGTCACCTCGGTCGACGGCATGACGGCGGACTTCTACGCCTTCGACATGGAATTTCTCGGCAACGCCGCGACCCGTATCATCAACGAGGTCAAGGGCATCAACCGCGTCGTCTACGACGTGACGTCGAAGCCGCCCGGCACGATCGAGTGGGAATGA
- a CDS encoding zinc-dependent alcohol dehydrogenase family protein — translation MTAMMQRWEMDGIGPERLVLKEAPRPEAGPGEVLVKVAAVSLNYRDKLVVESGMGLSLAFPFTPGSDLAGTVQAVGQGATRFAAGDRVISTFAPGWIDAAPLGNARVPPYRTLGGVYPGVLSQYVAFPEDWFVRAPETLSDAEASTLPCAGLTAWFALVERGRVQAGETVLIEGTGGVGLFGLQIAKAHGARTIVVSGSAEKLARAKALGADIGIDRSAEDWVEAVYRASDDTGADHILELVGGAHLGKAVQAAAVGGRIYQIGVIDGFEVSAPAGPLMLKGVTIQGIGVGHRRALEDLVAAVDRTGLKPVIDRTYALADLPDALRHLDRGAFGKIVIDLT, via the coding sequence ATGACGGCGATGATGCAGCGTTGGGAAATGGATGGGATCGGGCCGGAGCGGCTGGTGTTGAAGGAGGCGCCGAGACCCGAAGCCGGTCCGGGTGAAGTGTTGGTCAAGGTGGCGGCGGTTTCTCTGAACTACCGCGACAAATTGGTGGTCGAGAGCGGCATGGGACTGTCGCTCGCCTTTCCGTTCACGCCAGGCTCCGATCTGGCGGGAACCGTGCAGGCGGTGGGGCAGGGGGCAACACGCTTTGCTGCTGGCGACAGGGTGATCTCGACCTTCGCTCCGGGTTGGATCGACGCGGCGCCGCTCGGCAATGCGCGCGTGCCGCCCTACCGGACGCTTGGCGGCGTCTATCCCGGGGTCTTGTCGCAATATGTCGCCTTCCCCGAAGACTGGTTCGTGCGCGCGCCGGAAACGCTGAGCGACGCCGAGGCCAGCACCTTGCCCTGCGCCGGCCTCACGGCCTGGTTCGCGCTGGTGGAGCGGGGCCGGGTGCAGGCCGGCGAGACCGTCCTGATCGAAGGCACGGGCGGCGTCGGCCTGTTCGGCCTGCAGATCGCTAAGGCGCATGGGGCGCGCACGATCGTCGTGTCCGGCAGCGCGGAGAAACTGGCCCGCGCCAAGGCGCTGGGGGCCGATATCGGCATCGACCGGTCTGCCGAGGATTGGGTGGAGGCGGTCTATCGCGCCTCCGATGACACGGGCGCCGATCATATCCTGGAACTCGTCGGCGGCGCCCATCTCGGCAAGGCCGTTCAGGCGGCGGCCGTCGGCGGGCGCATCTACCAGATCGGGGTTATCGATGGGTTCGAGGTCTCGGCCCCGGCTGGTCCGCTCATGCTGAAGGGCGTGACGATTCAAGGCATCGGCGTCGGCCACCGCCGTGCCCTGGAGGATCTGGTCGCGGCGGTCGATCGCACCGGCCTCAAGCCTGTGATCGACAGGACCTATGCGCTTGCCGATCTGCCGGACGCGCTTCGGCATCTCGACCGAGGCGCCTTCGGCAAGATCGTGATCGATCTGACCTGA
- a CDS encoding LysR family transcriptional regulator yields the protein MSEMTNGLDAFVAAVETGSFAAAAERLHLTRSAVAKTIGRIEARLNVRLFHRTTRSLGLTEDGQIYYERCVRALDELRAGEAALDSGRREAAGRLRVSVPVLFGRRCVAPVLAQLAAEHPRLELELSFSDRKVDLIVDGFDLAIRNGEIGDGNGLMSRTVSLQRMTICASPAYLTRCGRPESLTDLAGHQAIVYGRAGRIKAWQFPLADGLRELTPPNRLRFDDLEAIADAAEASYGLAWLPCWLIRDRVRSGALVALLESVPRSVFATHALWPETPHLPLRVRFAIDALAQALPGSAEL from the coding sequence ATGAGCGAGATGACGAACGGACTGGATGCCTTCGTGGCGGCGGTGGAGACCGGCAGTTTCGCCGCCGCCGCCGAGCGTCTGCATCTGACCCGCTCCGCCGTCGCCAAGACGATCGGTCGGATCGAGGCCCGGTTGAACGTTCGCCTGTTTCATCGCACGACGCGCAGCCTCGGCCTCACGGAAGACGGGCAGATCTACTACGAGCGCTGCGTGCGCGCCCTGGACGAGCTGCGCGCTGGTGAGGCCGCCCTGGATTCAGGGCGGCGCGAGGCGGCCGGGCGCTTGCGCGTGTCCGTGCCAGTTCTGTTCGGGCGGCGCTGCGTGGCGCCCGTTCTAGCCCAGCTGGCGGCCGAGCATCCCCGGCTCGAACTCGAGCTCTCTTTCAGCGACCGGAAGGTGGATCTGATCGTGGACGGCTTCGATCTGGCGATCCGCAATGGCGAGATCGGCGACGGCAACGGCCTCATGTCGCGCACCGTCAGCCTGCAGCGCATGACGATCTGCGCCTCGCCGGCCTATCTCACGCGTTGCGGACGGCCCGAAAGCCTCACCGATCTCGCCGGCCATCAGGCGATCGTCTACGGCCGCGCTGGCCGGATCAAGGCTTGGCAGTTTCCCCTAGCGGACGGTCTACGCGAGCTGACCCCTCCGAACCGACTGCGATTCGACGATCTGGAGGCGATCGCCGATGCGGCGGAAGCGAGCTATGGCCTCGCCTGGCTTCCCTGCTGGCTGATCCGGGATCGGGTGCGAAGCGGTGCGCTCGTCGCGCTTCTGGAAAGCGTGCCACGCTCCGTGTTCGCGACCCATGCGCTCTGGCCGGAAACGCCGCATCTGCCCCTGCGCGTGCGCTTCGCGATCGACGCCCTCGCGCAAGCGCTGCCGGGAAGCGCGGAACTCTAG
- a CDS encoding Hsp20 family protein, giving the protein MRHVDFAPLYRSTVGFDRLFSMLDTLGSNEAAQSYPPYNIERTGENAYRITMAVAGFGDGELSIESRENTLTVKGEKAEAEGEKAEFLYRGIAGRTFERRFQLAEHVEVKGASLKNGLLHIDLLRVIPEAMKPRRIEISNANANAKTIEANAA; this is encoded by the coding sequence ATGCGTCATGTTGATTTCGCACCCCTCTATCGCTCCACCGTCGGCTTCGACCGCCTGTTCTCGATGCTCGACACGTTGGGCTCGAACGAGGCCGCCCAGAGCTACCCGCCCTACAATATCGAGCGCACCGGCGAGAACGCCTACCGCATCACCATGGCCGTGGCCGGCTTCGGCGACGGCGAGCTTTCGATCGAGTCGCGTGAGAACACGCTGACCGTCAAGGGCGAGAAGGCGGAAGCCGAGGGCGAGAAGGCCGAATTCCTGTATCGCGGCATTGCCGGCCGCACCTTCGAGCGCCGCTTCCAGCTGGCCGAGCATGTCGAGGTAAAGGGTGCCAGCCTGAAGAACGGCCTTCTGCACATCGACCTTCTGCGGGTGATTCCCGAGGCGATGAAGCCGCGCCGCATCGAGATCTCGAACGCCAACGCCAATGCGAAGACGATCGAGGCCAACGCAGCCTGA
- a CDS encoding N-formylglutamate amidohydrolase, which translates to MQTAIPSFETAAGPCPAFEIVEPVDQTLPFVFCSPHSGRAYPSDFVAQSRLGPDAIRRSEDLFVDQLFDFVPALGAPFLLARFPRAYLDVNREPYELDPGMFAGALPDFANSASVRVAGGLGTIPRIVAEREEIYRAKLPLAEIERRVDGIYFPFHEALEGLIERTRRRFGFAILVDCHSMPSSVRLMPGGRRADMVVGDRFGTSALHAYVAMITQRLGAMGYEVTRNKPYAGGFITERYGRPRRGVHAIQIEINRALYADEAAFLPHEGFAALRRDLWSLVTCFADEVEAGWQGEAAAAAE; encoded by the coding sequence TTGCAGACCGCCATACCGAGCTTTGAAACGGCGGCCGGCCCGTGCCCAGCCTTCGAGATCGTCGAACCTGTCGATCAGACGCTTCCCTTCGTCTTCTGCTCGCCCCATAGCGGGCGGGCCTATCCCAGCGATTTCGTGGCGCAGAGCCGGCTCGGGCCGGACGCGATCCGCCGCTCCGAGGATCTGTTCGTAGACCAGCTCTTCGACTTCGTGCCCGCGCTCGGCGCGCCCTTTCTTCTGGCGCGGTTTCCGCGCGCCTATCTCGACGTGAACCGCGAGCCCTACGAGCTCGACCCCGGCATGTTCGCCGGCGCCTTGCCCGACTTCGCCAACTCGGCCTCCGTGCGCGTCGCCGGGGGGCTCGGCACCATTCCGCGCATCGTCGCCGAGCGCGAGGAGATCTACCGCGCCAAGCTGCCGCTCGCCGAGATCGAGCGGCGCGTCGACGGTATCTACTTTCCCTTTCACGAGGCGCTGGAAGGGCTGATCGAGCGCACGCGCCGCCGCTTCGGCTTCGCCATCCTGGTGGACTGCCATTCCATGCCCTCCTCGGTGCGGCTGATGCCGGGCGGGCGGCGGGCGGACATGGTGGTGGGCGACCGGTTCGGAACCAGCGCGCTGCACGCCTATGTCGCCATGATCACCCAGCGCCTCGGCGCGATGGGTTACGAGGTGACGCGCAACAAGCCCTATGCCGGCGGCTTCATCACCGAGCGCTACGGCCGGCCCAGGCGCGGCGTCCATGCGATCCAGATCGAGATCAACCGGGCGCTCTATGCCGACGAGGCGGCCTTCCTGCCACATGAGGGGTTCGCGGCGCTGCGGCGCGATCTCTGGAGCCTCGTCACCTGCTTCGCGGACGAGGTGGAAGCCGGCTGGCAGGGCGAGGCGGCGGCCGCCGCGGAGTAG
- a CDS encoding threonine aldolase family protein: MIFASDNWSGAHPAISTALSTHGAGMAAAYGASELDKAVERRFNEIFEREVAVFFVGTGTAANSLSFAAVNRPGGVVMCHREAHVVEDECGAPEFFTHGARMAPVDGALGRIDADHLRHELARFRPGFIHAGQPMAVTISQASEVGTLYGLDEIAAIAAIAHEQDLAFHMDGARFANALAATNLSPADMTWRAGIDILSFGATKNGCWCAEAVVFFDPDKARQFPYIRKRGAQLFSKTRFMAAQFMAYLENGLWLELASHANAMAHRLRAGIDASSHARQAWETRSNEVFAILERPTAEALRAEGAVFYDWNMPHGSAGRLGENEQLVRLVTSWSTEAADVDRFGSLIA, translated from the coding sequence ATGATCTTCGCATCCGACAATTGGTCCGGCGCCCATCCGGCCATCTCCACCGCCCTGTCCACCCATGGTGCCGGCATGGCCGCCGCCTATGGCGCCAGCGAACTCGACAAGGCCGTGGAGCGGCGCTTCAACGAAATCTTCGAGCGCGAGGTGGCAGTGTTCTTCGTCGGCACGGGAACGGCGGCCAACTCCCTGAGCTTCGCCGCCGTCAACCGGCCGGGCGGTGTGGTGATGTGCCACCGCGAGGCGCATGTGGTGGAGGACGAGTGCGGCGCGCCGGAATTCTTCACCCATGGCGCCCGCATGGCGCCGGTGGACGGCGCGCTCGGTCGGATCGACGCGGATCATCTCCGCCACGAGCTTGCGCGCTTCCGCCCCGGCTTCATCCATGCCGGCCAGCCCATGGCGGTGACGATCAGCCAGGCAAGCGAGGTCGGCACGCTTTACGGCCTGGACGAGATTGCGGCCATCGCCGCCATCGCCCACGAGCAGGACCTCGCCTTCCATATGGACGGGGCGCGCTTCGCCAACGCGCTGGCGGCCACCAACCTCTCGCCCGCCGACATGACCTGGCGGGCGGGCATCGACATCCTGTCCTTCGGCGCCACCAAGAACGGCTGCTGGTGCGCCGAAGCGGTAGTCTTCTTCGACCCCGACAAAGCCCGGCAATTCCCCTATATCCGCAAGCGCGGCGCGCAGCTCTTTTCCAAGACGCGCTTCATGGCGGCGCAGTTCATGGCCTATCTCGAAAACGGGCTCTGGCTGGAACTCGCATCCCACGCCAACGCGATGGCCCACCGGCTGCGCGCCGGCATCGATGCTTCCAGCCACGCGCGCCAAGCCTGGGAAACGCGCTCCAACGAGGTCTTCGCGATCCTGGAGCGGCCTACTGCCGAGGCGCTGCGAGCCGAGGGCGCCGTGTTCTACGATTGGAACATGCCCCATGGCAGCGCGGGGCGGCTCGGCGAAAACGAGCAGCTCGTCCGGCTCGTCACCAGCTGGTCGACGGAAGCGGCGGATGTCGACCGGTTCGGATCGCTGATCGCCTGA